One Candidatus Nitronauta litoralis genomic window, TATAGATGATGCGGTGGTCTCCAGAGCAAGACAGGAAAGAGAAGGTGCCGCCATTGAAGCACGACAGGCGGAACGAACAGCACAAGTTGAGGAGGGAAAAGAAGTTAAACGGCAATATGTCAATTTCAGTTTTTATAAACTGGACCCAGCGTTCCGTCGTCAGCCCAAAGAAGTACGTGAACGTGCGAGGCAGGAGTTCATTGACTTGCTGACTGATATTGACAGCGAAGGTAACATGATCATGATCTGCTATACGCTTATTGGTGTTAGAGCCGATGCGGATTTGATGCTCTGGAGGATTTCATACGAGATGGAAGACTTCCAGAAAATGAGCACCCGGATGTATCAAACGGAACTTGGCAAGTGGCTTATCACAACCGATTCCTATCTATCCCAGACAAAGCGGTCCATGTATATGGACACATTGAATCCTGAACATGAGGAAGATAGAACTCATATCATTCCCGGAAAGGCTAAATACCTGTTCATTTATCCTTTCGTAAAGAAACGTGAGTGGTACCTGTTGACCAAGCACACCCGGCAGGGAATCATGGATGAGCATATTTTTGTCGGCAATAAATACCCATCAGTAAAGTTGAACACCACCTACTGCTTTGGATTAGACGACTATGAGTTCGTCGTGGCGTTTGAAAGTGATGAACCAGGTGATTTTGTTGACCTTGTCATGGACTTGCGTGAAACTGAAGGTAGTCGGTTTACTGAAAAGGACACCCCAATTTATACTTGTACTGCAATGGCTCCGGAAGATGCCGTAAACGCACTTGGAATTTAATTTCAGGGGCCAAAGGGTAGCAGTAACAAAAAAGTTTTAAGTAAGAAACAAATGGTAAACTTTAAAAAGCCGCTCTGTTTTCAGGGTGGCTTTTTTATTAATTGGCGATAGTTTTTAGATTAATATTTGGAAACCATGCAGGATAAACGTTATATAGTGGTAGGAGACCATTTGACAGATGAAGACGGGTCTCCCCATTTTGTTGAGCCTTTGGAATTGTGCAGGCTTTATAAAATTGACCCAAGCCAGGCGGTTCTGGTTGACCGGCGTCATCATACTTATCGAATTATCATGCGCAAATATCCTGAGCTTCCTGTTTTATTGCCGAGGCAGGATGGAGATTATAGTCTCCAGAAAAATAATAGATTAAAGTGAAATCAGCGTTGGTCGATGAGATAGCCGCCTTCCCAAAGCCCGGCATAAACTTTTCCAGACGCCAATATGTGAGCACCTTCTCCATGGGGCAGATCATTTTCGAACTGGCCTATATAGCGGTCACCGTTAGCATATTTATAGGTTCCCTGCCCACACATCCGGTCTTCGCGAAATTCGCCATTAAAAGTATCACCGTTAGAAAAGGATAATTTGCCCTGACCGTGTGGTTTCCCGCAATCGAATTGTCCGGTATAAATTGTACCGTCGCTTGAGGTGTACACCCCCATACCCTGAGGGATCTCACCGCGCATCTGGCCCTCGTATCGATCACCATTAGGCCATTCCCTGTAAAAATAACCCGGGACATGGTCGTGTTCGCGGACTGTCGACGTTTGTCCTTCAGGATTTCCTTTATCAAATGAAGAAGTTGAAGCGGTTTCCGTTGTTGCGCTCTGAAAACTGGTATCAGGCTGGTCAGCCGCATATCGGCCTTTCTCATGATTTTTAAAATGCTCTTCCAGTTTTTTGAAAGCGTCTGTGATTTTTTGAAATTGCTCGTGCGCCTTCTTTTGAAGGTGATGAGCATCTTCGGGGAAACGGTCCGGATGCCATTTCTTTGCCTGAAATTTATATGCCCGTTTTATATCCTCGAATGAGCTTTCGGGAGGCAGACCTAATATTTCGAATGAACGGCGCAAGAATCTTTCCTCAAAAGTTTAAGAATAATGCTATCAGATAAACCGTTTTTTAAGAAGAAAAAGGGCGAGAATCAAGACCTTAGAGATTCGATAGGAGTGTTTTTAAGGAGGGAAAGAAGCCGGTTTAATGTAGAGCGGAGCTCGCGCCGGTGCACGACCTGATCGATTAATCCGTGTTCCAGAAGGAATTCTGCCGTTTGGAATCCTTCCGGCAGCTTTTGCTTGATCGTTTGTTCAATGACCCGTTTGCCCGCAAAACCTACCGTCGCACCTGGTTCGGCCAGGATTATATCTCCAAGAAAAGCAAAGCTGGCTGAAACGCCTCCTGTCGTGGGATCTGTCAGTATAGAAATGTAGGGAAGGCCGTTTTCGGAAAGTCGGTTGAGGGCAGTGGAGGTCTTGGCCATTTGCATAAGAGAAAAAATACCCTCCTGCATACGAGCCCCTCCTGAACAGTTCACAATGATCATGGCGTGTTTTTCCTGAATGGCTCGTTCGATAGCACGGGTGATTTTTTCACCTACCACCGAGCCCATACTGCCACCCATGAACTTAAACTGGAACACGCAAATTTCGACGTGATGATCCCCGATCATTCCTGTGCCTGACAATACAGAATCCTTGCCGGGGTTATCCCGTAGTGCAGATTTAAGACGATCTTTATATTTTTTTACGTCTTTAAATTTAAGTGGATCACCGGAAACAAGATTCCCGTCATGCTCAATAAATGAACCCGGGTTCAATAATTGCTCAACCCGTTCACCCGCACTGATCCTGAAATGATAATCGCATTTTGGGCAAACGCTGGAGTTCTCTTCCAGGTCAATTTGGTAAAGCTGTTCCTTACAGCGCTTACATTCAACCCAGTTTTGAGTGGGTTTCGGGATTTTTTTCCCGATTCCCGCTTTGGATTTAAATTTATCAATCCAGGACATTTTTAATTCCAGTTATAAAGAATCCCCTTATTACCAGGGACAAAATTAAGATTAATTATTTGGGATCGACACCCTGTTGCTGTGGAGCATTTGAGCTTTGGGCAACAGATTTCAGAAAAAGGAATGGTCCGCTTAAAAGATAGAGCCCGGTAATAATGAACAGGGCGATCTTGGGGACAGTGGCAAAGGCGTAAAGAACGAGCACAATAAAAAGGAAACGGGTAAAAGGGACTCTCTTTTTAAACTCAAGTTGTTTGAATGCCGGGTATTTAAGATTGCTCACCATTAAAAAAGCGAGGCAGTAAACAACGCCAACCATTATTATAGGATCGAGTTTTGTAAAGAAAAGGTCTTCAAACGCGATAATGATTGATGAGATAACCGCTGCGGCTGCTGGAATTGGCAGACCCAGAAAGTTATTCCCCAGAAGATCGGGCTTTGTGACATTAAAACGCGCCAGACGTAAAGCTCCGCATAGAAGAAAAAGAAAAGCCGCCATCCAGCCCAGGTGACCAAAGGGCTTTAAAACCCAGGCGTATGTCAGAAATGCCGGTGCCATGCCAAAGGAAATTACATCTGCAAGAGAATCGTATTGGACTCCAAAGGCGCTTGATGTTTTGGTCAGACGGGCTACCCGACCATCGAGACCATCAAAGACCATGGCAATCAGGATGGCGACTGCTGCCACATCAAATTTGTCTTCCATCGTGGCAATAAAGGCGTAAAACCCGCAGAACACCCCACAAGTTGTTAAAAGACTGGGTAGGATATAGATGCCTTTTTTTAACTGTACCCGATTAACCTTCATCCTCAGGAACCTTCAGGAAGTTTTCCCAGAATACT contains:
- a CDS encoding chlorite dismutase — translated: MAIDDKELETLMPALTVDWTEDAKARMLNVPFFVRKSVVRGIETFAKEKGLDLIDDAVVSRARQEREGAAIEARQAERTAQVEEGKEVKRQYVNFSFYKLDPAFRRQPKEVRERARQEFIDLLTDIDSEGNMIMICYTLIGVRADADLMLWRISYEMEDFQKMSTRMYQTELGKWLITTDSYLSQTKRSMYMDTLNPEHEEDRTHIIPGKAKYLFIYPFVKKREWYLLTKHTRQGIMDEHIFVGNKYPSVKLNTTYCFGLDDYEFVVAFESDEPGDFVDLVMDLRETEGSRFTEKDTPIYTCTAMAPEDAVNALGI
- a CDS encoding DnaJ domain-containing protein, with translation MRRSFEILGLPPESSFEDIKRAYKFQAKKWHPDRFPEDAHHLQKKAHEQFQKITDAFKKLEEHFKNHEKGRYAADQPDTSFQSATTETASTSSFDKGNPEGQTSTVREHDHVPGYFYREWPNGDRYEGQMRGEIPQGMGVYTSSDGTIYTGQFDCGKPHGQGKLSFSNGDTFNGEFREDRMCGQGTYKYANGDRYIGQFENDLPHGEGAHILASGKVYAGLWEGGYLIDQR
- a CDS encoding acetyl-CoA carboxylase carboxyltransferase subunit beta — encoded protein: MSWIDKFKSKAGIGKKIPKPTQNWVECKRCKEQLYQIDLEENSSVCPKCDYHFRISAGERVEQLLNPGSFIEHDGNLVSGDPLKFKDVKKYKDRLKSALRDNPGKDSVLSGTGMIGDHHVEICVFQFKFMGGSMGSVVGEKITRAIERAIQEKHAMIIVNCSGGARMQEGIFSLMQMAKTSTALNRLSENGLPYISILTDPTTGGVSASFAFLGDIILAEPGATVGFAGKRVIEQTIKQKLPEGFQTAEFLLEHGLIDQVVHRRELRSTLNRLLSLLKNTPIESLRS
- the pssA gene encoding CDP-diacylglycerol--serine O-phosphatidyltransferase; translation: MKVNRVQLKKGIYILPSLLTTCGVFCGFYAFIATMEDKFDVAAVAILIAMVFDGLDGRVARLTKTSSAFGVQYDSLADVISFGMAPAFLTYAWVLKPFGHLGWMAAFLFLLCGALRLARFNVTKPDLLGNNFLGLPIPAAAAVISSIIIAFEDLFFTKLDPIIMVGVVYCLAFLMVSNLKYPAFKQLEFKKRVPFTRFLFIVLVLYAFATVPKIALFIITGLYLLSGPFLFLKSVAQSSNAPQQQGVDPK